Within the Romeriopsis navalis LEGE 11480 genome, the region GGGAATGTCAACAATTTAGTGACCCGGGTTGATTGGCAAGCACCGGAATCAGCATATGCGGCGACCGGTAATCTGGTGATTGCCCAAAATGGCCAGCGGATTGATCTGCAACGTTTATCGGCTCAGGCCTACGGTGGCATGGTGAGTGCAACGGGGCAATTGCGCGATCGGCGCTGGTCGGCGAAGGTTCGTTTAACGAATGCCAACCTGGCCGCGTTGAATCCCCAGTTAGAGGGTCGTGCGAGTGGGACGGCGGTCCTACGAGGCAATATCGATCAGCCGACGATTGACCAAACTAGTGGTGAGATTAAGCTCACGGCCCAAACCTATGGTGGCCAGATTGATGCGATTGCGCGGTTAGCCAATCGGCGCTGGCAAGCGGATGTGAATTTAGCGGGGGTGCAACTGGCGCAAGCGAATCGCGATTTGCGCGGTGCTGCCGATGGCCAGGTCAGCCTGCGTGGCAGTTTAGCTAGTTTTGATTTGCCGCAGGTGTTTGCCAATAGTCGGGCAGCGGGTCAGGTGCGGTTGTCGCAAGGTGTGGCCGTAGTCACGGAACCAATCAAGGCACAGTTCAATTGGGATGGCCAAAAAATTAATTTGCTATCGGCGACTGCGCCGAACCTGTCCGCGAGCGGTCAAATTTTTGCGAAGGTCCAAGGGACACCGGCCATCACGGGGTTAGATTTACGTATAGATGCGAGTAATCTATTGCTTTCAGCGTTGCCGTTAGCGTTGCCAGAAGTATTGCAAGTGTCGGGGTTGGCGGACTTTGATGGACGGCTAAAGGGGGCGCTCATGTCACCCCAGATTCAGGGTGAAATCGCGCTGCGGAATTTTGGTGTGGCTGGCCGCCGATTTGAATTCTTGAGCGGGCAAGTGGACTTGCGGCCCGGTCAGGGGCTGAAGCTCGATATGGCAGGCAATCAGGATCGTTTGGCGCTGGCGTTGAATGCCCAAAACCAACCGATCGCGGTGAATGTGCAGCAGGGTGATTTGCGGATTTCTGGGCAGGCCCAAGGGGATTTATTTCAGCTGGCCCTCGCCGCAATTCCGCTATCGGAAGTGAATCGCTTGAATCCTGCTCTACCTCAAATTAAAGGTCAGTTATCGGGGAATGTGACTCTGGATTTAGCGCGTAACGAATTCCCGCAGGCGAATCTGGTCATTGACCAAGTGGCGGCAGGCGCTTTCCCCTATGCGTTTCGGAGTGGCCAAATCAAGGCTGATTTGAGTTATGTGCGGGGTGTGGCCCGAGGTAATGTGGCATTGCTGCAACCACGCTTAGGCACGATCGAAAGCAATGATGTGCAGACTAACTTTGTCTATGCGAATAATGTGCTGCGGGTGGCGGATTTTGTCTTGCAGAAGGGGGATAGTCGTTTCACGATCGCCGGTTCTGTGGATTTACGATCGTCACCGCAAGTGGCCGGTACGTTAAACGTTGAGCAAGGCCGAATTGAGGACGTGTTAGGGGCCTTACAGATCTTTGAGCTGAGTGATTTTACGCGCGGCATTGCGCCCCCGACCTATGGCAAATTGGATACGACGCAGCCCCTGACGATTGGGGCCTCGAATCGTTCGAATGTGTCCTTGAAAACGCAATTAGAACGGCTTGCCGAGCTGAATATGCAATTGAAGCAATTAGCTAAGCAGCGACGGTCACTGGTGAAACCTTCTAGTGATGGGCAGGCTGACGAGGTTATCTTGCCGCAGTTTGCGGATATTCGGGGGCGTTTCGACAGTAATATGCGCTTTCAGTTTGGCGCCAAAGGGCTAACTGTCGATGAGTTTAAATTGCAAGCGAGGCAACTGGAATGGCGCCCCTATCCTGGCTATGCCCGCTTCCAACGGATTGGTAAGCGAACTGCTGTGGTGCATAATGACAATCGGGTTTTGAAGGTTCAAGCCTTTACGGTAGACGCAAGTTACACCGATGGGCAATTAAATTTGACGCGGGCGAATGCTCAAATTGATCAAGCTCAGGTGAATTTGCAGTTGAACTATGGTGGCGAGAATACCGCCGGTCAGTTGACGATTACTAAATTACCCATTACGCAGATTCAAAAGTTTTATCCGTTTCCGGGAAATGTTGTCGGTGAGTTAACCGCGAAAGCGACGATCGGTGGCAGCCGGGAGAATCCCAATGCGAAGGGCTCAGTGACCGTCTCCGAAGGGGCGATCAACGGTCGACCCGTCGAGCGGGCCCGAGGCTTTTTCGATTATAATCTTGGCCGCATGAATTTGGCCGCGAGTCTTAAATTAGCAGCCCCTCAACCATTGCGACTGACGGGTGAATTTCCATTGCCGTTACCGTTCATTGATGTGTATCCCGAAGATGATACGATCACGGCAGATATTAAGGTTAAAGATGAAGGTTTAGCATTACTGAATTTATTCGATTCACCGGTGAAGTGGATTGATGGTAAGGGGGCGGTTAATCTTAAGGTCAAGGGGGATCTGGCGAATATTCAGGCAGATGGTTTAGTGGCATTGAATGATGCCAGTTTTGAGGTGCAAGGACTACCGGAACCTTTGACCAATGTGAACGGACAAGTTCGGTTCGATCGGGATCTAGTCCGTGTCGAGCAGTTGGACGGCAATTTTAGTCGCGGCAATGTAGCCGCGCGCGGCGTGATTCCGTTGTTTGATTTTAAGGTGAATCAACCGATTCCCGATGGATTACCGATCGAAAACTGCCTGAGTCAAGGCGAAGCGCCACCGCTGAATATCGCCCTGAATCGCATTTCTCTGACCTATAAAGGGCTATATCAGGGCGGTGTGAGAGGTTGTGTCAATGTTGCCGGGAATTTATTCCGGCCGCGGATTACCGGCGAAATTGGGTTATTTGATGGACAGGTATTGTTAGCGGATGAAGTGCCGCAAGCGGCTGCCCCAGGGTCGTCGTCAAATTCCCGTGCTTCCGTGGCACAGGCGGCATCCGCTGTGGCGGATAGTGGCCTGGAATTTAATGATTTGCGGTTGAAATTAGGTCGCAATATTCAAATTGTGAAAGCGCCGATCGTCAACTTTGTCGCGACGGGTACCTTAACGGTTAATGGTGATCTGAATGCACCGCAACCCGCTGGTGAAATTTTGCTGCGATCAGGTGTCGTCAATCTGTTTACAACACAGTTTGTTTTAGCTCGCGGTTATCGTCACCGGGCGACTTTTATTGATGGGGGTGGACTTGATCCAGATCTTGATATTCGCCTGATTGCTTCGGTGCCAGAGGTGACGCGTAGCCCATTGCGGACGCCCGAGCAGGAATTGAGTTCTGAGGTGACAGATGCGCCGTTATTTGCGACGAGTGTGGGCTCTTTACAGACGGTTCGGATTGAGGCCAAGGTATCGGGTGCTTCGAGTGTGTTATTTGACAATCTGGAGCTGAGCAGTAGCCCGAGTCGCAGTCGCAACGAAATTATTGGTTTGATTGGGGGTGGGTTTGTCGATACGTTGGGGCGCGGGGATAGTACGTTGGGGATTGCCAATCTGGCCGGTTCAGCCTTGCTCACGAATATTCAAGGTTTTATCGGTAATGCTCTAGGACTGAGTGAGTTCCGGTTATTTCCGACCATTTCAACGGATGAAGACCGGCGATCTTCAACTTTGGGGTTAGCGGCCGAAGCGGGGGTGGATATTACGCCAGCGCTCTCGGGTTCATTGCTCAAAATTCTCACATCGGATCAACCCGCGCAGTTTGGTTTGCGTTATCGAATTAATGATAATTTCCTCTTCCGCGGTTCCTCCGATTTCTTTGGGGATAGCCGTGCGGTATTGGAATACAATGCCCGCTTCTAAATCGTTTGCAGGACCAATGGCCGGGCAAATGCTGGATCTTGCTGCGACATATTTTCGATGATTCGGCGGGTGAAGGCTATCGGATCGTCCGATTCGCACAGTTGCACGATCGTATGTATCTGATGCAAGTTAACGGCTAAATCCACTGGAAAATCCGACTTTTTTGTTATGGCTCACGGCGAGCGCAACGCCTCTAGTGCAATACTCCACGTCATTGTCTGTGGATGATGGGGGATGGGGTGGGTTTCCGCAATTTCTCGGATCAAAATTGTGAAATAGCATGGTTTCCCTTTGTTAGAACTCTCTTTCTTCAGGGAATATTGAGAATTAAGTTAAGTGCTGCACAAATTTAATTAAGACTGAATCTACCACCGATCGATGATTATGAAATAGTCGCATGGTGTTGCGACGTGTGGTTGCTTTACAGCACAGGCTGTACCAGGAATTTAGCGGTTGGACTATCTAGGCTCAGTCCATTGCGTTGCTGTGATTGTTGATCGGCTGGATTGCCGACAATTGATTTGATAATTGCGTAATTAATCTCTACATCACATGTGCTGTCTGATTGCTTTCCAGATGCGTTTTGCCAGAATTTTTCTATGGATTATCTAGGCTGATTCCATAGTGTTATCGATATTGTTGATTCGCTGGATGGTCAGCGAACAACTCAATAATTGTTCGTCAGGTTTTGCTAGTGTTTGAGCGCCACGATTTTTGCTGCTCAATCTGCCGCAGATTTGCGAAGTTGCGCGTGCGGTGACGCAGTTAATGCCTGAATCGCCCTCACTCGCCGCATGTTTTGCTGCCGTTTTCATGTGTGAGTCGGTGCATTGGTTTGTGTGAATTGAATTACCCCAGATAAATCGGAAAATAATAATCATGGCTGATATCTTTCTCCTGCAAGATGGTGTTTGGACTGATGGCGCCGATCAAAACGGTGCGCCTAATCCGGGCGAGACAATCACCTATACTTTTACACTTCAGAATGTTGGGATTGATTTATTGACAAACGTTTCGGTGATTGGCCCGGAAATTGATATCGATTTCACTAACTTTAGTGGTGAATTAGCGAGTGGTGAAGAAGTTGAATTGACGGGTGAATACACGATTCAGCAGGATGATGTCGATCGTGGTCAAGTGGAAATTATTGCCTCAGTTACTGGCACCGAACCCGGAGGTATTCCGTTCTCCGTTGCGGCTTTGCCAAATTTTGTGTCTCTGGATCAGTTGACTGCATTGAATATCACGAAGGTGCCAGCGGGCTTCCGTGATCAGAATGTGATTGGTAAACGTGATGTCAATGATGAAGCAATCTATAACTATACGATTACCAATAGCGGCAACATTAATCTATTTGATCTGACATTGGCGGATGATAATGGCATCCCCGGTGGGCCTCTAACTAATATTCCACTGCAAGGCTTGGTCGATCTCGATGGTGATAATCAAGTTGACGATCTAGCCCCTGGAGCGACTGCGACGGGTCAGCTCTTGACACCCCTCACGCAAGATTTTCTGACGGCGGGGATTGTGGAAAATATTGCCACCACCACGGGCCGGACATTGCTGAACCGGACTGTAGAGAATGTGGCGACGGCCCAGATTGATGTGCGTGATCCAAGAATCACGGTCGATAAAGTGGTAGAAGCAATCGACCTCAGTGAAAATAATCCGACGATTCGTGATGCCGGAGATTTGGTGACGTATCGCTACACAGTCACGAATACGGGTAATGTACCGTTATTTGATGTGAGAGCGATTGACGATAACGGCACGCGTTTCGATCCCACGGATGATTTTCCAGTGGATGGATTAGTTGGCCTGGAAGATTTAGATGGCGATGGTGTGATCGATGATTTGGCTGTGGGACAATCCGCGACGGGTACCGAGTTGGTCATGCTCTCGCAGGCGGTCGCCGATGCCGGATTTGTCCGGAATAACGTTTTGGCCCAGGGCATTTCGGCTGATCTGGAATTTCGTGGTCAGATCCGGCCTGGTAAAACCGTGAACGACACCGATAATGCTTTAGTTGTTATCCCCGCAAATCCGGCAATTGCGTTGGATAAAACGGCTGGGGACGTCGTGGAAGCGGGTGGCCGCCCCGATATTTTGGGGGATGCGGGGGATACTGTCACCTATCGCTATGATGTGACAAATACGGGGAATGTCACGCTCCAAAATGTCGTAGTCGCTGATGATAATGGTACACCGATCGATCAGACGGATGACTTTTCGCTTGCGGTGGGGACCCTACAACCCGGTGAATCGGCAACTGTACAGTCAAATCCGATTCCTCTAACGCAGCTAGATGTGGATAATGGCAGTGTGACCAATA harbors:
- a CDS encoding translocation/assembly module TamB domain-containing protein, which produces LNFSAAALPGDRIAQIYTQQKPPIQIGNVNAKVKVDGNVNNLVTRVDWQAPESAYAATGNLVIAQNGQRIDLQRLSAQAYGGMVSATGQLRDRRWSAKVRLTNANLAALNPQLEGRASGTAVLRGNIDQPTIDQTSGEIKLTAQTYGGQIDAIARLANRRWQADVNLAGVQLAQANRDLRGAADGQVSLRGSLASFDLPQVFANSRAAGQVRLSQGVAVVTEPIKAQFNWDGQKINLLSATAPNLSASGQIFAKVQGTPAITGLDLRIDASNLLLSALPLALPEVLQVSGLADFDGRLKGALMSPQIQGEIALRNFGVAGRRFEFLSGQVDLRPGQGLKLDMAGNQDRLALALNAQNQPIAVNVQQGDLRISGQAQGDLFQLALAAIPLSEVNRLNPALPQIKGQLSGNVTLDLARNEFPQANLVIDQVAAGAFPYAFRSGQIKADLSYVRGVARGNVALLQPRLGTIESNDVQTNFVYANNVLRVADFVLQKGDSRFTIAGSVDLRSSPQVAGTLNVEQGRIEDVLGALQIFELSDFTRGIAPPTYGKLDTTQPLTIGASNRSNVSLKTQLERLAELNMQLKQLAKQRRSLVKPSSDGQADEVILPQFADIRGRFDSNMRFQFGAKGLTVDEFKLQARQLEWRPYPGYARFQRIGKRTAVVHNDNRVLKVQAFTVDASYTDGQLNLTRANAQIDQAQVNLQLNYGGENTAGQLTITKLPITQIQKFYPFPGNVVGELTAKATIGGSRENPNAKGSVTVSEGAINGRPVERARGFFDYNLGRMNLAASLKLAAPQPLRLTGEFPLPLPFIDVYPEDDTITADIKVKDEGLALLNLFDSPVKWIDGKGAVNLKVKGDLANIQADGLVALNDASFEVQGLPEPLTNVNGQVRFDRDLVRVEQLDGNFSRGNVAARGVIPLFDFKVNQPIPDGLPIENCLSQGEAPPLNIALNRISLTYKGLYQGGVRGCVNVAGNLFRPRITGEIGLFDGQVLLADEVPQAAAPGSSSNSRASVAQAASAVADSGLEFNDLRLKLGRNIQIVKAPIVNFVATGTLTVNGDLNAPQPAGEILLRSGVVNLFTTQFVLARGYRHRATFIDGGGLDPDLDIRLIASVPEVTRSPLRTPEQELSSEVTDAPLFATSVGSLQTVRIEAKVSGASSVLFDNLELSSSPSRSRNEIIGLIGGGFVDTLGRGDSTLGIANLAGSALLTNIQGFIGNALGLSEFRLFPTISTDEDRRSSTLGLAAEAGVDITPALSGSLLKILTSDQPAQFGLRYRINDNFLFRGSSDFFGDSRAVLEYNARF